In one Gossypium hirsutum isolate 1008001.06 chromosome D09, Gossypium_hirsutum_v2.1, whole genome shotgun sequence genomic region, the following are encoded:
- the LOC121220878 gene encoding probable carotenoid cleavage dioxygenase 4, chloroplastic has product MISPLPRDKTTRIGIIPRYANSDSKMKWFEIPRFNASHIVNAWENGEDEIIVVASNILSLENFLDSMKLDVVLEKVKINTQTGNVCRNLLSTRKLDLGSINTSYMGKKTRYAYLGVIEEVPKMSGLVKIDLETGDEVGRRFYRDDCFGGEPLFVRRNVGDDEDDGFVMTFVHNERTDESMFLLMDPKSPDFATIAAVKLPRRVPYGFHSLFFY; this is encoded by the exons ATGATTTCGCCATTACCAAGAG ATAAAACTACAAGAATTGGAATCATCCCACGGTACGCTAACAGTGACTCAAAGATGAAGTGGTTCGAGATTCCAAGATTTAATGCATCTCACATCGTAAATGCTTGGGAAAATGGCGAGGACGAGATCATCGTGGTGGCATCAAACATTTTgtctttggaaaattttttagACAGCATGAAACTGGATGTTGTTTTGGAGAAGGTAAAGATTAATACCCAGACTGGAAATGTTTGCAGAAACCTTCTCTCAACAAGAAAATTGGACCTTGGGTCTATAAATACTAGCTATATGGGAAAGAAAACCCGATATGCATATCTTGGTGTGATTGAAGAGGTCCCTAAAATGTCAGGTTTGGTGAAGATTGACTTGGAAACTGGGGACGAAGTTGGAAGAAGATTTTATAGGGATGATTGTTTCGGAGGAGAGCCATTGTTTGTGAGAAGGAATGTTggagatgatgaagatgatggaTTTGTGATGACATTCGTTCATAACGAGCGAACGGATGAATCAATGTTCCTTTTGATGGATCCTAAATCGCCCGATTTCGCTACCATTGCAGCAGTTAAGTTACCTAGGCGTGTACCGTATGGTTTTCATAGcttatttttttactaa
- the LOC121220877 gene encoding probable carotenoid cleavage dioxygenase 4, chloroplastic: protein MISSTCSPILSFTQPKAVMMIRAVRNPKALEKTTSLKMNSSPLKSMKTSILHFFSNFFDPPLNPSVDPTHVFDGNLAPVDEMEPTDCEVIEGELPLCLNGVYIRNGPNPQLQPRRALNLFEGDGMLHSLRLSNGKATYCNRYVKTYKYLVEKEVGFPIFPNMLSGLYGLLDVARLSIFIKRLVTGNLDILKGIGVANTSVAVVSGKLLALCESD, encoded by the coding sequence ATGATATCATCAACATGTTCACCTATCCTGAGTTTCACACAACCGAAGGCTGTTATGATGATCCGAGCAGTCCGAAACCCCAAAGCATTGGAAAAAACCACTTCATTGAAGATGAATTCATCGCCCCTTAAATCCATGAAAACTTCAATCCTTCACTTCTTTTCCAACTTCTTTGATCCGCCTCTCAACCCTTCCGTCGACCCGACGCATGTCTTCGACGGAAACTTGGCTCCGGTGGACGAAATGGAGCCAACCGACTGTGAAGTAATCGAAGGTGAGCTTCCACTCTGTTTAAATGGCGTTTACATCCGAAATGGTCCAAACCCACAACTCCAACCTCGTCGTGCTCTAAATTTGTTCGAAGGCGACGGCATGCTTCACTCGTTGAGGTTATCAAATGGCAAGGCAACGTATTGTAATCGCTACGTCAAGACTTACAAATACTTGGTCGAAAAAGAAGTTGGTTTCCCCATCTTTCCAAATATGTTATCGGGCCTGTATGGCCTGCTTGACGTTGCTCGTTTGTCCATATTCATAAAGAGACTGGTAACGGGGAATCTAGATATCCTGAAAGGGATCGGGGTCGCCAACACTAGCGTGGCCGTCGTTTCTGGTAAACTTTTGGCTTTATGCGAGTCTGATTGA
- the LOC107887500 gene encoding uncharacterized protein, producing MRAILLVIPGALQYIVLIRPDIAYAVNRVCQFMHAPTTVHMVALKCILRYLSGTIEFGLVFRPSDRLSLVFQKATSVPAQLLLQRILFFIPSLNMWNSICFFVREKVANDSLVVGEVPACDQVADVLTKPLSVSAFVRFRNCLQILPLEKLGEC from the exons ATGAGGGCGATCCTCTTGGTGATCCCCGGTGCTCTACAATACATTGTTTTAATTCGGCCTGATATTGCATATGCGGTTAATCGTGTGTGTCAGTTTATGCACGCTCCGACTACTGTACATATGGTTGCGTTAAAATGCATTTTGCGCTATCTTAGTGGTACTATTGAATTTGGGCTTGTTTTTCGTCCTTCTGATCGGTTATCGTTAGTCTTCCAAAAAGCAACAAGTG TTCCAGCGCAGTTGCTGTTGCAGCGAATCCTGTTCTTCATTCCAAGTTTAAACATGTGGAATTCGATTTGTTTTTTTGTTCGTGAGAAGGTTGCAAATGATTCACTTGTTGTTGGGGAAGTTCCGGCCTGTGATCAGGTTGCTGATGTTTTAACTAAACCGTTGTCTGTTTCCGCCTTTGTGCGTTTTCGGAATTGTCTTCAGATTTTACCTCTGGAGAAGCTGGGAGAATGTTAA